From Penicillium psychrofluorescens genome assembly, chromosome: 1, one genomic window encodes:
- a CDS encoding uncharacterized protein (ID:PFLUO_002024-T1.cds;~source:funannotate) encodes MARVYADVNEHMPRSYWDYDSVNISWGVLENYEVVRKIGRGKYSEVFEGINIINYQKCVIKVLKPVKKKKIKREIKILQNLAGGPNVVALLDVVRDNQSKTPSLVFEAVNNTDFRTLYPRFTDYDVRFYVYELLKALDFCHSKGIMHRDVKPHNVMIDHEKRKLRLIDWGLAEFYHKGTEYNVRVASRYFKGPELLVDFQEYDYSLDMWSLGAMFASMIFRKEPFFHGNSNSDQLVKIAKVLGTEELFEYLDKYDIELDPQYDEILSRFPRKPWHSFVTAENQRFVSEEAIDFLDKLLRYDHAERLTAQEAMAHHYFDPVRADAQRNNVVQS; translated from the exons ATGGCGCGCGTCTATGCTGATGTCAACGAGCATATGCCGCGGTCCTACTGGGACTACGACAGCGTAAACATCTCCTGGGGTGTGCTCGAGAACTACGAGGTGGTCCGCAAAATAG GCCGAGGAAAGTACTCCGAAGTATTCGAGGGtatcaacatcatcaactacCAGAAGTGCGTTATCAAGGTGCTCAAGcccgtcaagaagaagaagatcaagcgagagatcaagatcctccaGAACCTTGCCGGAGGTCCCAATGTCgtggcgctgctggatgtCGTTCGCGACAACCAGAGCAAAACACCAAGTCTCGTCTTTGAAGCCGTCAACAACACTGACTTCCGGACGCTATACCCGCGCTTCACGGACTACGATGTCCGGTTCTACGTCTATGAGCTGCTGAAGGCGCTGGATTTCTGCCACAGCAAGGGTATCATGCACCGAGATGTCAAGCCACACAACGTGATGATCGACCATGAGAAGCGGAAG CTCCGGTTGATCGATTGGGGTCTCGCCGAATTCTATCACAAGGGAACCGAGTACAACGTGCGAGTGGCCTCTCGGTACTTCAAGGGCCCGGAGCTGCTCGTGGACTTCCAGGAATACGACTACTCCCTGGACATGTGGTCCCTGGGCGCCATGTTTGCGTCCATGATTTTCCGCAAGGAGCCTTTCTTCCATGGCAACAGCAACTCGGACCAATTGGTCAAAATCGCCAAGGTTCTCGGAACCGAGGAGCTTTTCGAGTATCTGGACAAGTACGACATTGAGCTGGACCCGCAGTATGACGAGATTCTCTCTCGCTTCCCTCGCAAGCCGTGGCACTCGTTTGTCACGGCAGAAAACCAGCGCTTCGTCAGCGAGGAGGCAATTGACTTCCTTGACAAGCTGCTGCGATATGACCACGCG GAACGCTTGACGGCTCAAGAGGCCATGGCCCACCATTACTTTGATCCAGTGCGGGCGGACGCACAACGGAACAACGTGGTCCAGTCCTGA
- a CDS encoding uncharacterized protein (ID:PFLUO_002026-T1.cds;~source:funannotate), which yields MIGTVIITGANGSLGLGFVESFLSKYPQHTLVATVRNPSPDTDPNTAKLLKIVSKYPTAKVHVEALDLGNLAGVRSFAEKLAVQVASKELPRIAAIVCNASTWSLESGQKFTSDDYESTFQVCHLSHYLLVLKLLSSMDTTSGRIVMLGSVVTYDKYNPLSSLGPCFPDNFEELVKPSSDPPKLVHDRGFQRYATAKLANVTFANDLSERLQKDSKLSKITVTSMDPGGLPSSRAQAGQKKSARIMMATINQLMPVLKYFTTAFRTTEDSGRDLAIVSVDPAFEGKRGYYVGQNLDTAAPASQDARMQKQLWEGCWRWAGLTPAETALQNI from the exons ATGATTGGAACAGTTATCATCACCGGAGCCAATGGATCCCTGGGCCTGGGCTTCGTCGAGTCTTTCCTCTCAAAGTACCCTCAGCATACATTGGTAGCCACCGTGCGAAACCCATCTCCAGACACAGACCCCAACACCGCCAAGCTTCTGAAGATAGTGTCCAAGTACCCCACAGCCAAGGTCCATGTAGAAGCCCTCGACCTCGGCAATCTAGCTGGTGTTCGTTCCTTCGCTGAGAAGCTAGCCGTCCAGGTCGCCTCAAAGGAACTTCCGCGCATCGCAGCGATCGTCTGCAATGCCAGCACATGGTCGCTTGAGTCGGGGCAGAAGTTTACGTCGGATGATTACGAGTCTACCTTCCAAGTCTGCCATCTATCCCATTATCTACTGGTCCTGAAGCTGCTCAGTAGCATGGACACCACATCTGGACGCATCGTTATGCTTGGCTCCGTCGTTACTTATGATAAATATAATCCCTTGTCTTCGCTTGGACCATGCTTTCCCGACAACTTTGAAGAGCTGGTTAAACCATCATCGGACCCACCAAAGCTTGTCCATGACAGGGGATTCCAGAGATACGCAACCGCCAAACTGGCAAACGTGACGTTTGCAAACGACCTCAGCGAACGACTCCAGAAG GATTCCAAACTATCGAAGATAACCGTAACATCCATGGACCCAGGCGGTCTTCCCTCATCCAGGGCCCAAGCAGGCCAGAAGAAATCTGCAAGAATTATGATGGCGACAATCAACCAACTCATGCCCGTCCTCAAGTACTTCACTACAGCATTCCGCACTACGGAAGACTCGGGACGAGATCTGGCCATTGTGAGCGTGGACCCGGCATTTGAGGGTAAGAGGGGATATTATGTTGGCCAGAACCTGGACACGGCAGCCCCGGCTAGTCAAGATGCTCGTATGCAGAAGCAGCTCTGGGaggggtgctggaggtgggCAGGTCTAACGCCCGCGGAGACAGCTCTCCAGAATATCTGA
- a CDS encoding uncharacterized protein (ID:PFLUO_002023-T1.cds;~source:funannotate), with translation MFYDLNVPYSPDDPEVSATLDFLAELGYTTVALSQTISGKLPPSLTPPPLPPNPPKSLQLLTRLNLTLSDPAQNQRLASLTGSYDLVALRPTNEKALLNACTSLECDVISLDLSVRLPFYFKFKMLSAAISRGIRLEICYGPGVTGSGLDARRNLIGNATALIRATRGRGIIVSSEARKALGLRGPWDVINLSCVWGLSQERGKEAICEEARKVTALAKLKRTSWRGIIDVLHGGEKKHAESGQKQKNATQSTKAAPSETGAENLKRKASLSSEVVTEETEKPLSKREMKRRAKKARLEAGGDDAS, from the exons ATGTTCTACGACCTGAATGTCCCTTACAGCCCGGATGATCCAGAGGTGTCTGCCACTCTGGACTTCCTCGCCGAGT TGGGTTACACCACCGTTGCCCTGTCTCAAACGATCAGCGGCAAGCTCCCCCCGAGCCTCACCCCCCCTCCGTTACCGCCAAATCCGCCCAAATCCCTTCAGCTGCTGACCCGCCTGAACCTGACGCTGTCCGATCCCGCACAGAATCAGCGGCTCGCGTCTCTGACGGGAAGCTATGACCTGGTCGCCCTTCGTCCTACCAACGAAAAGGCTCTATTGAATGCGTGCACCAGTCTCGAATGTGATGTGATCTCGCTAGACCTCTCGGTGCGACTACCCTTTTATTTCAAATTCAAGATGCTGTCCGCTGCGATATCACGTGGCATTCGTTTGGAGATATGCTATGGCCCGGGGGTCACGGGAAGCGGTCTCGATGCCCGCCGAAATCTGATTGGTAATGCTACAGCCCTGATCCGCGCAACACGGGGGCGAGGCATTATTGTGTCCAGTGAGGCCCGCAAGGCTTTGGGTCTCCGCGGGCCGTGGGATGTGATCAACCTGTCTTGTGTCTGGGGGCTGTCACAGGAGCGTGGCAAGGAGGCTATCTGCGAAGAGGCGAGGAAGGTGACCGCGCTAGCCAAGCTCAAGCGCACGAGCTGGCGGGGGATCATCGACGTTCTCCATGgtggggagaagaagcatGCCGAGTCGggacagaaacaaaagaatGCCACTCAGTCGACGAAGGCTGCACCGTCGGAGACTGGTGCCGAGAACCTCAAGCGCAAAGCCTCCCTCAGCTCTGAAGTTGTTACCGAAGAGACTGAGAAGCCCTTGtcgaagagagagatgaagcgacgggcgaagaaggctCGACTGGAAGCCGGGGGTGACGATGCCAGCTGA
- a CDS encoding uncharacterized protein (ID:PFLUO_002027-T1.cds;~source:funannotate), which yields MPPRELQFIITASDAATSSTSQLRVARAHAARMAHAKARRLRTSQYQAQKKREELNDANRRFNRLTEVGTVLPASRKDPFTSFARPLQPLEQMLFDHYVTGVIPLMRCTELAVDFSQRMTRVWVSLALTEANLLDILFLASCRHLSASYHHQEQQQQKQFFTRLAFQYKLKSLQSLRDAISAETPVYSDSTVAKAIMLAYDEVGYLS from the exons ATGCCGCCGCGGGAACTGCAATTTATCATCACAGCTTCCGACGCTGCCACGTCATCCACCTCACAGCTGAGAGTCGCCCGTGCGCACGCCGCGCGCATGGCACACGCCAAGGCACGGCGCCTTCGGACTTCGCAATACCAGgcccagaagaagcgcgaAGAGCTGAATGACGCAAACCGCAGATTCAACAGGCTAACCGAGGTCGGCACTGTTCTTCCGGCTTCCCGAAAGGACCCATTCACCAGCTTCGCAAGGCCCCTGCAGCCCTTGGAGCAAATGCTATTTGATCACT ATGTGACAGGTGTAATCCCCCTAATGCGCTGCACCGAGCTCGCTGTCGACTTCTCCCAACGGATGACAAGGGTATGGGTATCGCTTGCGCTGACGGAAGCAAATCTGCTGGATATTCTATTTCTTGCGTCGTGTCGGCATTTATCTGCGAGCTATCATcaccaagaacaacaacaacaaaaacaatTCTTCACGCGGCTGGCCTTTCAATATAAGCTCAAAAGCCTGCAGTCATTGAGAGACGCGATCTCCGCGGAGACACCGGTCTATAGTGACTCGACTGTTGCAAAGGCGATCATGCTAGCCTATGACGAGGTAGGATATTTGTCGTGA
- a CDS encoding uncharacterized protein (ID:PFLUO_002025-T1.cds;~source:funannotate) yields MTDRPPQADEQTRNQIADGAIKDAAAPKVKSEKELERERKKAEKAKKFAEKQAKVAATKPAAPKADKKAPKVEKEKTADAYDPKVIEDSRYQWWEERDLFKPEFGPDGKVKPQGSFVIPIPPPNVTGSLHMGHALTNALQDTMIRWQRMKGKTTLWLPGMDHAGISTQSVVEKMLWKKEKKTRHDLGREAMTNLIWKWKDEYHSNIKNALQRVGGSFDWSREAFTMDPNLSAAVTETFVRLHEEGIIYRANRLVNWCVALNTSLSNLEVENKEVEGRTLLDVPGYERKVEFGVLTHFCYEMDGTKERLEVATTRPETMVGDTGIAVHPNDKRYQHLIGKSARHPFLDRLLPIVPDEGVDPEFGTGAVKITPAHDFNDFNRGKEHNLEFISVMNDDGTFKQNAGPFAGMKRFDARYAVINALKEKGLYVKWENNPMKIPRCAKSNDVIEPVLKPQWWMKMESLAGPAIKAVEDGEIIIRPESAEKSYFRWMRNLNDWCLSRQLWWGHQAPAYFVKIEGEEGDDSDGNLWVTGRTEADAQKKAEAKFPGKKFSLVRDPDVLDTWFSSGLWPFSTLGWPRQTHDFENLYPTSVLETGWDILFFWVARMIMLGIKMTGKIPFKEVYCHSLIRDSDGRKMSKSLGNVVDPLDVMEGIQLQDLHAKLLLGNLADKEVATATKYQKKAFPKGIPECGADALRFALVSYTTGGGDIAFDIQVIHGYRRFCNKIYQATKFVLGKLGEDFKPQATPSKTGHESLSERWILHKLNIAAKEMNEALEAREFSVAASLSYQYWYSQLCDVFIENSKYLLAADASAETQESAKQTLYTALEGALTLIHPIMPFVTEHLWQRLPRRPDDKTISIMKAAFPEFRAEFDDPAAERAYELILNTSKAVRSILSQYDVKTKGDVIIQTYDATSHATVSEEVNSIKSLGGKTLGEVSILGPENKTPPPGCVVSAVGAEAAVYLRVSKEVALEQEEKAKENLARARDTVSKSQGIMATPGWKDKVKLEVQEQEEKRLRDAESEAARFEEQIKEFEKLRLE; encoded by the exons ATGACTGACCGGCCTCCGCAGGCTGACGAGCAAACGCGCAACCAGATTGCCGACGGCGCAATCAAGGATGCCGCGGCGCCCAAGgtgaagagcgagaaggagT TGGAACGCGAACGcaaaaaggccgagaaggcgaagaagttCGCAGAGAAGCAGGCCAAGGTCGCAGCCACCAAGCCGGCAGCGCCCAAAGCCGACAAGAAGGCGCCCAAAgtggagaaagagaagacagCAGACGCATATGACCCCAAGGTCATTGAGGATTCTCGGTACCAGTGGTGGGAAGAGCGCGATCTGTTCAAGCCCGAGTTTGGACCCGACGGCAAGGTCAAGCCCCAGGGCTCGTTCGTCATTCCGATTCCGCCTCCTAATGTCACCGGTTCGCTGCACATGGGCCATGCCCTGACCAACGCTCTGCAAGATACTATGATCCGTTGGCAACGAATGAAGGGCAAGACTACCCTGTGGCTGCCGGGGATGGACCACGCCGGTATCTCGACGCAAAGTGTGGTCGAGAAGAtgctgtggaagaaggagaagaagactcgTCACGATCTGGGTCGCGAGGCTATGACGAACTTGATCTGGAAATGGAAGGACGAGTACCACAGCAACATTAAGAACGCTCTGCAGAGAGTCGGTGGTTCGTTCGATTGGAGTCGTGAGGCTTTCACCATGGACCCCAATCTGTCGGCGGCCGTCACGGAGACCTTCGTGCGTCTCCACGAGGAGGGTATCATCTACCGTGCTAACCGCCTGGTCAACTGGTGTGTGGCCCTGAACACTTCATTGTCCAACTTGGAggtcgagaacaaggaggtcgagggcCGCACGCTTCTCGATGTGCCAGGCTATGAGCGCAAGGTCGAGTTCGGTGTTCTGACGCACTTTTGCTACGAGATGGATGGCACCAAGGAGCGCCTGGAGGTCGCTACCACCCGCCCGGAGACCATGGTTGGCGACACTGGTATTGCCGTGCATCCCAACGACAAGCGTTACCAGCACCTGATCGGCAAATCCGCCCGCCATCCGTTCCTGGACCGGCTGCTCCCCATTGTGCCTGATGAGGGTGTGGATCCTGAGTTCGGTACTGGTGCCGTGAAGATCACTCCTGCCCACGATTTCAACGATTTCAACCGTGGAAAAGAACACAACCTTGAGTTCATCTCTGTCATGAACGACGACGGTACCTTCAAACAAAATGCTGGTCCCTTCGCTGGCATGAAGCGTTTCGATGCTCGTTACGCGGTCATCAACGCcctgaaggagaagggtCTGTATGTGAAGTGGGAGAACAACCCCATGAAGATCCCGCGCTGCGCCAAATCCAACGATGTGATCGAACCTGTTCTGAAGCCGCAgtggtggatgaagatggagagcCTGGCTGGGCCTGCTATCAAGGCtgtcgaagatggcgagatcatcatccgccCGGAGAGCGCCGAGAAGAGCTACTTCCGCTGGATGCGCAACCTGAACGACTGGTGTCTATCCCGTCAACTCTGGTGGGGCCATCAGGCTCCTGCTTACTTCGTGAAGAtcgaaggcgaggagggcgatgacaGTGATGGGAACCTCTGGGTCACTGGCCGCACTGAGGCAGAtgcccagaagaaggccgaggccaagTTCCCGGGCAAGAAGTTTTCGCTCGTGAGAGACCCGGATGTGCTTGACACCTGGTTCTCTTCTGGCCTGTGGCCCTTCTCCACTCTGGGATGGCCTCGCCAGACCCACGACTTCGAGAACCTCTACCCGACCTCTGTCCTGGAAACCGGCTGGGATATTCTGTTCTTCTGGGTTGCCCGTATGATCATGCTGGGCATCAAGATGACCGGCAAGATTCCTTTCAAGGAGGTCTACTGCCACTCTCTGATCCGAGACTCCGATGGCCGAAAGATGTCCAAGTCTCTGGGCAACGTCGTTGACCCTCTGGACGTTATGGAGGGCATtcagctgcaggatctccacGCTAAGCTGCTCCTTGGTAACTTGGCTGATAAGGAGgttgccactgccaccaAGTATCAGAAGAAGGCCTTCCCCAAGGGTATTCCCGAGTGTGGTGCTGATGCGCTTCGCTTCGCCCTCGTTTCTTACACTACTGGCG GTGGCGATATTGCTTTTGATATCCAGGTTATCCACGGATACCGCCGTTTCTGTAACAAAATCTACCAGGCTACTAAGTTCGTCCTTGGTaagctgggcgaggactTCAAGCCCCAGGCTACCCCCAGCAAGACTGGCCACGAGTCGCTCTCGGAGCGGTGGATCCTGCACAAGCTCAATATCGCTGCAAAGGAAATGAACGAGGCTCTCGAGGCGCGCGAGTTCTCTGTCGCAGCCTCACTCTCTTACCAGTACTGGTACTCCCAGCTGTGCGACGTGTTCATCGAGAACTCCAAGTACCTACTCGCCGCCGATGCCTCAGCCGAGACTCAGGAGTCCGCCAAGCAGACCCTGTACACCGCACTGGAGGGCGCTCTGACCCTGATCCACCCCATCATGCCCTTCGTTACCGAACATCTGTGGCAGCGCCTTCCCCGCCGACCTGATGACAAGACGATCTCGATCATGAAGGCTGCGTTCCCTGAGTTCCGGGCTGAATTCGACGACCCCGCTGCTGAGAGAGCCTACGAGCTTATCCTGAACACTTCCAAGGCCGTTCGCTCCATTCTGTCGCAGTACGACGTCAAGACAAAGGGCGACGTGATCATCCAAACCTACGACGCAACCAGCCACGCCACCGTCTCCGAGGAGGTGAACAGCATCAAGTCCCTGGGCGGCAAAACCCTCGGCGAGGTGTCCATCCTTGGACCGGAGAACAAGACTCCTCCCCCTGGGTGCGTCGTCTCCGCCGTTggcgccgaggccgccgtgTACCTCCGCGTTTCGAAGGAGGTTGCGCTtgagcaggaagaaaaggccaaggagaACCTAGCCCGGGCACGTGATACTGTGAGCAAGAGCCAGGGCATCATGGCCACCCCTGGTTGGAAGGACAAGGTCAAGCTTGAGgtgcaggagcaggaggagaagcgccTGCGGGATGCGGAGAGCGAGGCTGCGCGCTTTGAggagcagatcaaggagtttgagaagCTGCGCTTGGAATAA
- a CDS encoding uncharacterized protein (ID:PFLUO_002022-T1.cds;~source:funannotate), with the protein MAPILTTTPSRTLTPEPLTPETFAPFGTAICPPLPRDISIPPQPSHLPAYNPAPILANQGSALKYSPISPLLDRYNACPSGKASAARMTMFCCFPRKLRSVTTGPQQADKEVFDVRILERHPFTNQTFIPVDLSSHAQVGGSGEEEPVFLVVVAPTLKGETATAKNEKGETVTIRDPPDLKNVKAFIARGGQSVNYGVGTWHAPMVVLGQRRVDFMVVQFVNGVADEDCQEAAFGEGVVVDLGAKGQHGRAERAPNRLWSKL; encoded by the coding sequence ATGGCGCCAAttctcaccaccaccccatCCCGCACTCTCACCCCGGAGCCTCTCACCCCCGAAACCTTTGCTCCCTTTGGCACAGCGATCTGCCCACCTCTCCCGCGCGACATCAGCATCCCCCCGCAACCGTCGCACCTCCCCGCATACAACCCAGCCCCGATATTAGCAAACCAAGGCTCCGCGCTCAAATACAGTCCCATCTCACCACTGCTAGATCGCTACAATGCCTGTCCCAGCGGCAAGGCGTCGGCCGCGCGGATGACCATGTTCTGCTGCTTTCCGCGCAAACTGCGCAGTGTCACCACGGGTCCGCAACAGGCTGATAAGGAGGTTTTCGACGTGCGCATCCTTGAGCGACACCCGTTCACGAACCAGACGTTTATTCCTGTTGACCTGTCGAGCCACGCCCAAGTCGGAGgcagtggagaagaagagcccgTGTTTCTGGTGGTTGTGGCGCCAACGCTGAAGGGGGAGACTGCCACCGCCAAAAATGAAAAGGGGGAGACTGTTACTATTCGTGATCCTCCCGATCTCAAGAATGTGAAGGCGTTTATTGCGCGCGGCGGGCAGTCCGTTAATTACGGCGTGGGGACTTGGCATGCGCCGATGGTGGTCCTGGGTCAACGGCGGGTTGATTTCATGGTCGTGCAGTTTGTGAATGGCGTTGCTGATGAGGATTGCCAGGAGGCGGCGTTTGGGGAGGGCGTTGTGGTTGATCTTGGTGCGAAGGGGCAGCATGGACGGGCCGAGAGGGCTCCGAACAGATTGTGGTCGAAGCTGTGA